Part of the Solwaraspora sp. WMMA2065 genome is shown below.
TCCCGCCGAGCAGCAGCAGGGTCACCGCCAGCCCTTCCCGAAGGTGGGCCACGGACAGCTCAGGCAGGAACTGCGCGATGGCCAGCCCGCCGGCGACCAACGCCAGGGCGGTCCGGATCCAGGCCAGGAAGGTCCGCTCGTTCGCCAGCGAGAACCGGTAGTCGGGCGCGGTGCCGACCCGGCGCAGCTGCTGGGGATCGAACCACCGGCGCAGCGCACTCCACACGTGGATCATTATCGCCGACTAGACTCACCGTCTGTGGCCGAGCTGACCGATGACGAGCGCAGCACACTGAAGACCGGTGCTTTCGGTGCCGTCTACCTGGTGTCGGCTGCGGACCCGGGGCTGGTGTCGATGGTCCGGGAGAGCTTCGCTGCCTCGGACGTGTTCGCCGGGACGTCGGGTCTGGTGAACGACGTGCTGACCAGCGGCGAGTTGCCCAAGTTGGCACGGGACACGCCGGAGGCGGTGGAGCAGTTGGTGCTGCCGGCGCTGCGGCAGTCGGTGGCGGTGCTCACCGCGAAGGCCCCGCACGACCTGGAGCACTACCGGTCGGCGGTGACCGAGGCGGTCGACCGGGTAGCGCGGGCCGCGTCCGGGGTCGACCCGGCGGAGACGGCGATGATCTCCAAGATCAGGCAGGCGTTGGCCACTCCCTCCTGACCGGTCCGTCCCCCTGCTGACCAGGGCGGTCGTACGGTCCGGCCGGCCCGTCGGTGGGGCCGTTTGGCCCTTGGCTACTTGCGGGTAACATGGCGGGTGGGGCATTCCACAGCGGTGCTCGGTTGACCGATCGTTAAGGAAAGCGGCAGGCTGCGCCGAGAGTGGTAGAGCAGCACCACCTACAGGAGGGGTGTCGAAGCGCGATGAACATCGTCGTACTCGTCAAGCAGGTGCCCGATTCCGGCGCGGAACGCGCCCTGCGCGGTGACGACAACACCGTCGACCGCGGGTCGGCCAACAACGTGATCAATGAGATGGACGAGTACGCGATCGAGGAGGCGCTGCGGCTGCGGGAGGCCAACGGCGGTGAGGTGACCATCCTCACCATGGGCCCGGACCGCGCGGCCGAGTCGATCCGCAAGGCGCTGTCGATGGGGCCGGACAAGGCGGTGCACGTCGTCGACGACGCCCTGCACGGCTCCTGCGCGGTCGCCACCTCCAAGGTCCTCGCCGCGGCGCTCGGCACCCTCGGGGCGGATCTGATCCTCTGCGGTGCCGAGTCCACCGACGGGCGGGTGCAGGTGATGCCGCACATGCTCGCCGAACGGCTCGGCATCGCCGCCCTGACTGGCGCCCGCAAGCTGACCGTCGACGGCGGCACGCTCACCGTCGAACGGCAGAGCGAAGAGGGCTACGAGGTGGTCAGCGCCGCCACCCCGGCGGTGGTCTCGGTGTGGGACACCATCAACGAGCCGCGCTACCCCTCGTTCAAGGGGATCATGGCGGCGAAGAAGAAGCCGGTGCAGAGCCTGTCCCTGGCCGATCTGGGGGTGGCCGCCAGCGAGGTCGGCTTCGACGGGGCGACCAGTGAGGTCGTCGAGCACCACAAGCGCCCACCACGGTCGGCGGGGCAGAAGGTCGTCGACGACGGCGAGGCCGGCGTACGGCTGGTCGAGTTCCTGGCGTCCGAGAAGTTCGTGTGAGCGGGGAGGTTGACATGGCTGAGGTTCTCGTTGTCGTCGAGGCCACCGGTGAGTTCGGCGTCAAGAAGGTCACCCTGGAACTGCTGACCCTGGCCCGTAAGCTGGGCGGCGAGGTGTCCGCGGTGGTGCTCGGCGGGCCGGGTGCGGCCGCCGCGATGACCGACAAGCTCGGTGAGTACGGCGCCAGCAAGGTGTACGCCGCCGAGAGCGAGGAGATCGACGGCTACCTGGTCGCTCCGAAGGTGACCGTGCTGGCCGAGCTGATCGGCCGGGTGCAGCCCGGCGCGGTGCTGCTCGCCTCCTCGCAGGAGGGCAAGGAGATCGCCGGTCGGCTCGCCGTACGGCTGGACAACGGCCTGCTGACCGACGTGGTCGACCTGGCCGCCGACGGCACGGCGACCCAGATCGCGTTCGCCGGCGCCACCATCGTCACTTCCCGGGTCACCCGGGGCCTGCCGTTGGTGACGCTGCGGCCCAACTCGGTGGCGCCCGAGCCGGCCCCGGCCACCCCGCAGGTGGAGCAGGTGCAGGTGCAGGTCGCCGACTCCGACAAGCTGGCCAAGGTGGTCGAGCGGGTCGCCGAGCAGTCCGGCTCCCGGCCGGAGCTCACCGAGGCGTCCGTGGTCGTCTCGGGCGGGCGCGGTGTCGGCAGCGGCGACAACTTCAAACTGGTCGAGGAGCTCGCCGACCTGCTCGGCGGCGCGGTGGGCGCCTCCCGGGCCGCGGTCGACTCCGGGTTCTATCCGCATCAGTTCCAGGTGGGGCAGACCGGCAAGACCGTCTCCCCACAGCTGTACGTGGCGCTGGGCATCTCCGGGGCGATCCAGCACCGGGCCGGGATGCAGACCGCGAAGACCATCGTGGCGGTCAACAAGGACGGTGAGGCGCCGATCTTCGAGCTCGCCGACTTCGGTGTGGTTGGTGACCTGAACAAGGTGGTCCCGCAGGCGGCCGAGGAGATCCGCAAGCGCAAGTGAGGTGACCGTCCCGCAGGGCGTCGCGGCCACCGCCGTACCGACCTGACTGATCGGGTCCGGCCGCCTATCCGCCGGACCCGACCCGGCGGATAGGCTTGCTGGTGATGGCTTATCTCGACCACGCCGCGACCACGCCGATGCTCGACGAGGCGGTGGAGACCTACGTCGCCACCGCCCGCCGGGTCGGTAACGCGTCGTCACTGCACGCCGCCGGACGGGCGGCCCGGCGTACGGTCGAGGAGGCCCGGGAGCGGGTCGCCGCCGCCCTCGGCGCCCGGCCGTCCGAGGTGATCTTTACCGCCGGCGGCACGGAGAGCGACAACCTCGCGGTCAAGGGAATCTTCTGGGCACGTTCGGCGGCGGATCCTGCCCGGCGGCGGATCCTGGCCAGCACCGTCGAGCACCACGCCGTGCTCGACGCCGTGCAGTGGCTCGCCGAGCACGGGCAGGCCCAGGTGACCTGGCTGCCGGTGGACGCTACCGGTCGGGTCGACGACGCCACCGTGCAGGCCGAGCTGGACGCCGCCGCCGACGAGCTGGCCCTGGTCACCGTCATGTGGGCGAACAACGAGGTCGGCACAGTGCAACCGGTCGCCGCCGTCGCGGCAATGGCCGCGCGGGCCGGCGTACCGCTGCACACCGACGCGGTCCAGGCGGTCGGTCAGGTTCCGGTCGACTTCGCCGCCAGTGGCGCCGCCGCGCTGACCGTCAGCGGTCACAAGCTCGGCGGCCCCGCCGGCGTGGGCGCCCTGCTGCTCGGCCGGGACGTCACTTGCACCCCGCTGCTGCACGGTGGTGGCCAGGAGCGCGACGTCCGCTCCGGCACGGTCGACACCGCCGGGATCGCCGCGTTCGCGGTCGCCGTGGAGGTGGCGGTGAAACGCCAGGCCGAGCACGCGGCGCGGGTCGGTGCGCTCCGCGACGACCTGGTCCGACGGGTACGCCAGGTGGTACCGGACGTGATCTACAACGGTGACCCGGCCGACCGGCTCCCGGGCAACGCGCACTTCTCGTTCCCCGGCTGCGAAGGCGACGCACTGTTGCTGCTGCTCGACGCCCAGGGCATCGCCTGTTCGACCGGCTCGGCCTGTTCGGCCGGGGTCGCGCAGCCGTCGCACGTGCTGCTGGCGATGGCCGACGACGACGAGCGAGCCCGCTCGTCCCTGCGGTTCAGCCTGGGCCACGACTCCACCCGGGCCGAGGTCGACGCGCTGGTGGCGGCCCTGCCCGGTGCGGTCGAGCGGGCCCGCCGGGCCGGCGCGGTCCGCGGCACGAAGGCGACGCCGCCCGCCGCCGGCTGACCCGGGGCCGCTGCGGGACGATTACCCTCGAACCGAGGCGACGATCAGGCAGGAGATGGGTACGGTGCGAGTGCTGGCGGCGATGTCCGGCGGGGTCGACTCGGCGGTGGCGGCGGCTCGGGCGGTGGCCGCCGGGCACGACGTGACCGGTGTGCACCTGGCGCTGTCGCGCAACCCGCAGACGTACCGCACCGGGGCCCGTGGCTGCTGCACCGTCGAGGACGCCCGGGACGCCCGGCGGGCCGCCGACGTGATCGGCATCCCGTTCTACGTCTGGGACATGGCCGAGCAGTTCCACAGCGACGTGGTGGACGACTTCGTCGCCGAGTACGCCGCCGGGCGTACCCCCAATCCGTGCCTGCGCTGCAACGAGAAGATCAAGTTCGCGGCGGTGCTGGACCGCGCGGTGGCGTTGGGGTTCGACGCGGTGGTCACCGGCCACCACGCCCGGCTCGGCCCCGACGGTCTGCTGCGGCGCAGCGTCGACCTGGCCAAGGACCAGTCGTACGTGCTCGCCGTGCTCAACCGGGCCCAGCTGGACCGGGCGATGTTCCCGCTCGGCGACTCGACCAAGGCGCAGGTCCGGGCCGAGGCGGCGCGGTACGGGCTCGCGGTGGCCGACAAGCCCGACTCACACGACATCTGCTTCATCGCCGACGGCGACACCCGTGGATTCCTCGCCGACCGGCTCGGCAACGTCCCGGGCGACGTGATCGACGCGACGACCGGCGCGGTTGTCGGCCGCCACGACGGGGCGTACGCGTTCACCGTCGGCCAGCGGCGTGGCCTGGGCATCGGGGTGCCCGCGCCGGACGGTCGACCCCGCTACGTGCTGTCGATCACACCGACGAGCAACACGGTGACCGTAGGCCCGGCCGAGGCGCTGGACGTCGACGCGGTGACCGGTGTCCGCCCGGTGTGGATCGGCGGGGACCGGCCAACCGGTCCGGTCGAGGCGATGCTCCAGGTGCGCGCGCACGGGTCGACCACCCCGGCGGTGGTCGAGCTGACCGATGCCGGCATGCACGCCCAGCTGCACCGGCCGGTCCGGGGGGTCGCCGCCGGCCAGGCGATGGTCGCCTACCGGCCCGATCCGGCCGGCGACGTGGTGCTCGGCTCGGCGACCATCGCCGGCTGACCGGTAGAGTCGGCGGACGTGACCGACGCGAGTGACCTGACGTGACCGACCCGCGTAGTCCGTCCAGCCCGGAGCCGGCCGTCCCTGCGACGGACTCACCGTGGCCCTGGCCGCCAGGTGCCGCCAGCGGGATCGGTTCGCTGCCCGGCACCGACGTCGCCGAGGCGCAACGGATCGTCCTCGGTGAACTGCCGGGCCTGCCGCACCTGCCCGAACTGCCGGCCCGGGGGCCGGGGGCAGAGATGATCGGACGCGGCGCCACCTTCCTGGTGGACCTGCCGGTCGAGCTGTACGCCGGTCGGTGGCGGGTCGCCGCCCGACCCGGCCGGGACCTGCGCCGCGCACTCGACCTGCGGGAACGGGACCTCGACCAGCTGACCGAGCAGGCCGACGGCTACACCGGGCCGGTCAAGCTGCAGGCCGCCGGGGTGTGGACGCTGGCCGCCGCTCTCGACGTCGGCCTCGGTGGGCGGCTGGTCCGCGACCACGGCGCCGTACGTGACCTCGCCGCGTCGCTCACCGAAGGCCTGCGGGAGCACGTCGCGGAGGTGTCACGCCGGGTGCCGGGCGCGCGGCTGCTGCTCCAACTCGACGAGCCCTCGCTGCCCGCCGTGCTGGCCGGGACGCTGCGCACCGACAGCGGTCTGCACACCTACCGGGCGGTCGTCGCCGGCACCGTCCGGGACCTGCTCGCCGAGGTGATCTCCGGAGTCGGCGTGCCGGTAGTGGTGCACTGCTGCGCCCCCGGTGTACCGGTGGGTCTGCTGCGGGCCGCCGGAGCCGTCGCGATCGCCGCCGACCTGGAGCTGCTCACCGACCTGGACCCGGTCGGTGAGGCGATCGACGCCGGGATGGGGCTGTTCGCCGGGGTGGTGCCGGCGACCGGGGAAGCGACCGGCGCGGCGGCACCGGCCTCGGCGCGGGCGGCGGGACAGGTCCGTACCCTCTGGTCGAAGCTGGGGTTCCCGGCGGAGCGGGCCGCCGCCCAGGTGGTGGTGACCCCGGCGTGCGGGCTGGCCGGGGCGGCCGTGCCGTACGCCCGGGCCGCGCTGGCCGCCTGCCGCGACGCTGGCCGGCGGCTGGCCGAGGGCTGAACCCGGCCGGCGGCCGGCGGTGGAGTGCGGTGGGGTCCGGCCGGTGGAACAGTGCCGCCCGGGGTGTGCCTACGGTTACCGTTGGCGGCGATGAGCTACCACGGTGACAGCGACGGTGACCCGGCCGCCGGTCGGCGCGGCTGGTGGCGGGTGTACCGCGGGTTGATCGTCGCCGTGCTGGTGGTGGTCTCCGTGCTGTGCTTCCTGTGGTGCGCCGGGGTGGCCGTGTTCAACCTCGTCCAAGGCGAGTGACCGGGCCGCCACGCGAGTGACCGGGTCGGTCCGCCAGGCGGGTGACTGCGGTCGGTCCGTCGGCCGGTATCCGCGAATGTCGGTGCCGACCGATACGGTGCGCAGGTAGATCCGAACACGGAGGTCAGCCGGTGTCCGAGGAAGTCGTTCCGCAGCAGGTCAGCGCCGCCGGGCAGGCGCAGGCCGGTGAGGAGCCCGACGCGGCCGCCCGGGAGCGGCACGCCACGCTCGCCGAGGAGATCGATCGCCACCAGTTCCGCTATCACGTCCTCGACGCGCCGGAGATCTCCGACGGGCAGTACGACCTGCTGATCCGGGAGCTGAACCAGCTGGAGGAGCGACACCCGTCGCTGCGCACACCGGATTCGCCCAGCCAGCGGGTGGGCTACGCCTACGCCACCCAGTTCGCCCCGGTGAACCACGCCGAGCGGATGATGAGCCTGGACAACGCCTTCGACGACGACGAGCTCACCGCCTGGGTCGACCGGGTCGAGCGCGACGCCGGTGGCCCGGTCAACTACCTGTGCGAGCTGAAGGTCGACGGCCTCGCGGTCAACCTCACCTACGAGCGGGGCGTGCTGACCCGGGCGGCCACCCGGGGCGACGGCCGGGTCGGCGAGGACATCACCCCCAACGTGCGAACCATCCGGCAGATCCCGGAGCGGCTGGCCGGCGAGGCGCCCGAGCTGCTGGAGGTCCGTGGCGAGATCTACTTCCCGGTGGCGGCGTTCGACGAGCTCAACGCCAGCCTGGTCGCCCAGGAGAAGGCGCCGTTCGCCAACCCGCGCAACGCCGCCGCCGGCTCCCTGCGGCAGAAGGACCCCCGGATCACCGCCGGGCGCGGGCTGCGCATGGTGGTGCACGGTCTGGGGGCGCGCAAGGGCTTCGAGCCGGTACGCCAGTCCGACGCGTACCGGCAGCTGGCCGACTGGGGGCTGCCGATCAGCCAACGCTGGCAGGTGGTCGGCGACCGCGACGGGGTGCGTGAGTTCATCGCCCACTTCGCCTCGCACCGCCACGAGGTGGAGCACGAGATCGACGGCGTGGTGGTCAAGATCGACGAGGTGTCGGTCCAGCGCCGTCTCGGCTCCACCAGCCGCGCCCCGCGCTGGGCGATCGCCTACAAGTACCCGCCGGAGGAGGTCAACACCCGGCTGCTCGACATCAAGGTCAACGTCGGGCGGACCGGGCGGGTCACCCCGTACGCGGTGCTCGACCCGGTCAAGGTGGCCGGTTCGACGGTCGGCTTCGCCACCCTGCACAACGCCGGAGAGGTGGCCCGCAAAGGGGTGCTGATCGGCGACATGGTGGTCCTGCGGAAAGCGGGCGACGTCATTCCCGAAGTGGTCAGCCCGGTCGTCGATCTGCGGACCGGCACCGAGCGCGAGTTCGTGATGCCGACCGAGTGCCCGGAGTGCGGCACCGAGCTGCGCTACGAAAAAGAAGGGGACGCCGATATCCGGTGTCCGAATCTCGACTGCCCGGCGCAGTTGACCCGCAAGCTGGAGTACATTGCCGGCCGCAGCGTTCTCGACATCGAGGCGCTGGGTGAGCGGTCCGCGATCGCCCTGGTCGATTCCGGTGCCGTGCAGAGCATCGGCGACCT
Proteins encoded:
- a CDS encoding electron transfer flavoprotein subunit beta/FixA family protein, giving the protein MNIVVLVKQVPDSGAERALRGDDNTVDRGSANNVINEMDEYAIEEALRLREANGGEVTILTMGPDRAAESIRKALSMGPDKAVHVVDDALHGSCAVATSKVLAAALGTLGADLILCGAESTDGRVQVMPHMLAERLGIAALTGARKLTVDGGTLTVERQSEEGYEVVSAATPAVVSVWDTINEPRYPSFKGIMAAKKKPVQSLSLADLGVAASEVGFDGATSEVVEHHKRPPRSAGQKVVDDGEAGVRLVEFLASEKFV
- a CDS encoding methionine synthase → MTDPRSPSSPEPAVPATDSPWPWPPGAASGIGSLPGTDVAEAQRIVLGELPGLPHLPELPARGPGAEMIGRGATFLVDLPVELYAGRWRVAARPGRDLRRALDLRERDLDQLTEQADGYTGPVKLQAAGVWTLAAALDVGLGGRLVRDHGAVRDLAASLTEGLREHVAEVSRRVPGARLLLQLDEPSLPAVLAGTLRTDSGLHTYRAVVAGTVRDLLAEVISGVGVPVVVHCCAPGVPVGLLRAAGAVAIAADLELLTDLDPVGEAIDAGMGLFAGVVPATGEATGAAAPASARAAGQVRTLWSKLGFPAERAAAQVVVTPACGLAGAAVPYARAALAACRDAGRRLAEG
- the ligA gene encoding NAD-dependent DNA ligase LigA, with translation MSEEVVPQQVSAAGQAQAGEEPDAAARERHATLAEEIDRHQFRYHVLDAPEISDGQYDLLIRELNQLEERHPSLRTPDSPSQRVGYAYATQFAPVNHAERMMSLDNAFDDDELTAWVDRVERDAGGPVNYLCELKVDGLAVNLTYERGVLTRAATRGDGRVGEDITPNVRTIRQIPERLAGEAPELLEVRGEIYFPVAAFDELNASLVAQEKAPFANPRNAAAGSLRQKDPRITAGRGLRMVVHGLGARKGFEPVRQSDAYRQLADWGLPISQRWQVVGDRDGVREFIAHFASHRHEVEHEIDGVVVKIDEVSVQRRLGSTSRAPRWAIAYKYPPEEVNTRLLDIKVNVGRTGRVTPYAVLDPVKVAGSTVGFATLHNAGEVARKGVLIGDMVVLRKAGDVIPEVVSPVVDLRTGTEREFVMPTECPECGTELRYEKEGDADIRCPNLDCPAQLTRKLEYIAGRSVLDIEALGERSAIALVDSGAVQSIGDLFDLDADRLSGVKFFCNQSGELTENAKKLLANLAEARQRPLWRIIVAFSIRHVGPVAAQALAREFRSIDAIAAASQEQLVDVDGVGPVIAAAAADWLAAGHAQEVVRRWRAAGVRMVEEAGDDQAPRPLAGVTVVITGSLTGYSRDEAAEAVQSRGGKVSGSVSKKTGFVVVGDSPGSKYDKAIALRVPVLDEAGFGALLEEGQDAARAVAVNEPDQPAESAGTADPVQPADTAEPAAAS
- a CDS encoding electron transfer flavoprotein subunit alpha/FixB family protein, translated to MAEVLVVVEATGEFGVKKVTLELLTLARKLGGEVSAVVLGGPGAAAAMTDKLGEYGASKVYAAESEEIDGYLVAPKVTVLAELIGRVQPGAVLLASSQEGKEIAGRLAVRLDNGLLTDVVDLAADGTATQIAFAGATIVTSRVTRGLPLVTLRPNSVAPEPAPATPQVEQVQVQVADSDKLAKVVERVAEQSGSRPELTEASVVVSGGRGVGSGDNFKLVEELADLLGGAVGASRAAVDSGFYPHQFQVGQTGKTVSPQLYVALGISGAIQHRAGMQTAKTIVAVNKDGEAPIFELADFGVVGDLNKVVPQAAEEIRKRK
- a CDS encoding DUF202 domain-containing protein; protein product: MWSALRRWFDPQQLRRVGTAPDYRFSLANERTFLAWIRTALALVAGGLAIAQFLPELSVAHLREGLAVTLLLLGGTVALRAVDHWSRTERAMRLGTDLPASRFPAFLAMCVGVGATALTIVVLVEAASG
- a CDS encoding cysteine desulfurase family protein, which gives rise to MAYLDHAATTPMLDEAVETYVATARRVGNASSLHAAGRAARRTVEEARERVAAALGARPSEVIFTAGGTESDNLAVKGIFWARSAADPARRRILASTVEHHAVLDAVQWLAEHGQAQVTWLPVDATGRVDDATVQAELDAAADELALVTVMWANNEVGTVQPVAAVAAMAARAGVPLHTDAVQAVGQVPVDFAASGAAALTVSGHKLGGPAGVGALLLGRDVTCTPLLHGGGQERDVRSGTVDTAGIAAFAVAVEVAVKRQAEHAARVGALRDDLVRRVRQVVPDVIYNGDPADRLPGNAHFSFPGCEGDALLLLLDAQGIACSTGSACSAGVAQPSHVLLAMADDDERARSSLRFSLGHDSTRAEVDALVAALPGAVERARRAGAVRGTKATPPAAG
- the mnmA gene encoding tRNA 2-thiouridine(34) synthase MnmA — protein: MRVLAAMSGGVDSAVAAARAVAAGHDVTGVHLALSRNPQTYRTGARGCCTVEDARDARRAADVIGIPFYVWDMAEQFHSDVVDDFVAEYAAGRTPNPCLRCNEKIKFAAVLDRAVALGFDAVVTGHHARLGPDGLLRRSVDLAKDQSYVLAVLNRAQLDRAMFPLGDSTKAQVRAEAARYGLAVADKPDSHDICFIADGDTRGFLADRLGNVPGDVIDATTGAVVGRHDGAYAFTVGQRRGLGIGVPAPDGRPRYVLSITPTSNTVTVGPAEALDVDAVTGVRPVWIGGDRPTGPVEAMLQVRAHGSTTPAVVELTDAGMHAQLHRPVRGVAAGQAMVAYRPDPAGDVVLGSATIAG